Proteins encoded together in one Planctomyces sp. SH-PL14 window:
- a CDS encoding DNA gyrase subunit B, whose amino-acid sequence MSDTPETPQSQPEPAKSEAKKGEKKSADYGANTIRHLEGIEGIRHRPAMYIGGTDLVGLHHLLFEVTDNVLDEFVNGFAKTLSVTVNADGSVTIVDDGRGIPVGTMEGKNRSALEVVFTEIHAGGKFDREAYATGTGGLHGVGITAVNACSEWVEVEVRREGHVWTMEFSRGKMTAPLSKLGSTEQTGTKITFKPDPQIFPVTAFVYDTIHKKLQDCAFLNPGIRVFIKDERSGQSDTFYYEDGLREFVRWLNRTETPLFQDVIRITTQVENIGVDIALQWNDGYSETVRCYANGIYNPEGGTHASGFRTGMTRTLNNYGKKEGVYKDFTPAGEDYREGLAAVITVRIPNPQFESQTKIKLTNAEVDGAVNSAVGDGLAKFFEENPAIAKLVAQKGLKAAEAREAAKRARDLARDKSKVSGGGLPEKLRDCRNHDLKVSELYLVEGDSAGGSADTGRDSATQAILPLRGKILNVEKAQLVKVLGNTEVAAIFKAIGIPPTAEETDINKRRYGKIILMTDADVDGSHIRTLLLTFIFRHMRELVKQGAVYVAQPPLYRVLQKNRKNQKPRYVQTHEEMMTELLNLGLEGSKLVIKPRINLLAKRVSSLTERTESREISGADLRQLADLMNTLEEPLESLERRGLNLRSLAMQFATPDGLLPRYRIFLGSEQHWFQTKADVDSFLEEKQKQIGTELKVADAPLVPTGEPAQAEGESAAIAVADFHEMRSINDGIKRLQSEFGLSLNDLLPAAPLNGEPVYPYEVEQDSNPRRLVSLRHLITLLRDMSSKVLTYTRFKGLGEMNPDELYETAMDPETRILKRINLEDAAAAEEIFRVLMGESVEPRREFIEKHALDVKDLDI is encoded by the coding sequence GTGAGCGATACGCCTGAGACCCCTCAATCCCAACCGGAACCGGCGAAGTCGGAAGCCAAGAAGGGTGAGAAAAAGTCGGCGGATTACGGGGCCAACACGATCCGCCACCTGGAGGGGATCGAGGGGATTCGCCACCGCCCGGCGATGTACATCGGCGGGACCGATCTCGTCGGTCTGCATCACCTCCTGTTCGAAGTCACGGACAACGTCCTCGACGAGTTCGTCAACGGCTTCGCCAAGACGCTCTCGGTGACGGTCAACGCCGACGGCTCGGTCACGATCGTCGACGACGGCCGCGGGATTCCGGTCGGGACGATGGAGGGGAAGAACCGTTCGGCCCTGGAAGTCGTCTTCACCGAGATCCACGCCGGGGGCAAGTTCGACCGCGAGGCGTACGCCACCGGGACCGGGGGACTTCACGGCGTCGGGATCACGGCGGTCAACGCCTGCAGCGAGTGGGTGGAAGTCGAAGTCCGTCGGGAAGGGCACGTCTGGACGATGGAGTTCTCGCGCGGAAAGATGACCGCGCCGCTGTCGAAGCTCGGCTCCACGGAGCAGACCGGGACCAAGATCACGTTCAAGCCCGACCCGCAGATCTTCCCGGTGACGGCGTTCGTTTACGACACGATCCACAAGAAGCTGCAGGACTGCGCATTCCTGAACCCCGGGATTCGGGTCTTCATCAAGGACGAGCGTTCCGGCCAGTCCGACACCTTCTACTACGAGGACGGCCTCCGGGAGTTTGTCCGCTGGCTGAACCGGACCGAGACGCCGTTGTTCCAGGACGTGATCCGGATCACGACTCAGGTGGAGAACATCGGCGTCGATATCGCCCTGCAGTGGAACGACGGGTACTCCGAGACCGTCCGCTGCTATGCGAACGGGATCTACAATCCGGAAGGGGGGACGCACGCCAGCGGCTTCCGGACCGGCATGACCCGGACGCTGAACAACTACGGGAAGAAGGAAGGGGTTTACAAGGATTTTACGCCGGCCGGTGAAGACTACCGCGAAGGCCTGGCGGCGGTGATCACGGTCCGGATCCCGAACCCGCAGTTCGAGTCCCAGACCAAGATCAAGCTGACGAATGCCGAAGTCGACGGCGCGGTGAACTCCGCCGTCGGCGACGGCCTCGCGAAGTTCTTCGAAGAGAACCCGGCGATCGCCAAGCTCGTGGCCCAGAAGGGGCTCAAGGCGGCGGAGGCCCGCGAGGCGGCCAAGCGGGCTCGCGACCTCGCCCGCGACAAGAGCAAGGTCTCCGGCGGCGGACTTCCGGAGAAGCTTCGCGACTGCCGCAACCACGACCTCAAGGTCTCGGAGCTGTACCTGGTGGAAGGGGACTCGGCCGGTGGCTCGGCCGATACGGGCCGCGACTCCGCCACGCAGGCGATCCTGCCGCTCCGCGGAAAGATCCTGAACGTCGAAAAGGCCCAGCTCGTCAAGGTGCTGGGGAATACGGAAGTCGCCGCGATCTTCAAGGCGATCGGCATCCCGCCGACGGCCGAAGAGACCGACATCAACAAGCGGCGGTACGGCAAGATCATCCTGATGACCGACGCCGACGTGGACGGCTCGCATATCCGGACGCTGCTCCTGACCTTCATCTTCCGGCACATGCGGGAGCTCGTGAAGCAGGGAGCGGTTTATGTCGCCCAGCCGCCGCTCTATCGCGTGCTCCAGAAGAACCGCAAGAACCAGAAGCCGCGGTACGTCCAGACGCACGAAGAGATGATGACCGAGCTTCTGAACCTCGGGCTTGAGGGGTCGAAGCTGGTCATCAAGCCGCGGATCAACCTCCTGGCGAAGCGGGTTTCCAGCCTGACGGAGCGAACCGAGAGCCGGGAGATCTCCGGGGCGGACCTTCGCCAGCTCGCAGACCTCATGAATACTCTTGAGGAGCCGCTGGAATCGCTTGAGCGCCGCGGTCTCAACCTGCGGTCGCTGGCGATGCAGTTCGCCACGCCGGACGGTCTTCTGCCGCGGTACCGGATCTTCCTGGGCAGCGAGCAGCACTGGTTCCAGACCAAGGCCGATGTCGATTCGTTCCTGGAAGAGAAGCAGAAGCAGATCGGCACGGAACTCAAGGTCGCCGATGCTCCGCTCGTCCCGACGGGCGAGCCGGCGCAGGCGGAAGGGGAGTCGGCGGCGATTGCGGTTGCTGATTTCCACGAGATGCGGAGCATCAACGATGGGATCAAGCGGCTGCAGTCGGAGTTCGGTCTGTCGCTGAATGACCTGCTTCCGGCGGCTCCGCTGAACGGCGAGCCGGTCTATCCGTACGAGGTCGAGCAGGACAGCAATCCGCGGCGGCTCGTGAGTCTGCGGCATCTCATTACGCTGCTGCGGGACATGAGCAGCAAGGTTCTGACCTACACCCGCTTCAAGGGGCTGGGGGAAATGAACCCGGACGAGCTGTATGAGACGGCGATGGATCCGGAGACGCGGATTCTGAAGCGGATCAATCTCGAAGACGCGGCTGCGGCGGAGGAGATTTTCCGGGTGTTGATGGGTGAGAGTGTGGAACCGCGTCGCGAGTTTATTGAGAAGCACGCGCTGGATGTGAAGGACCTCGATATCTAG
- a CDS encoding O-antigen ligase family protein encodes MASPLASPGTPSPADSPEGGDALVDWLALGGLVAARWWIPVESTLMGETLPIVQLTLLTALFAAWRWFRESDGLRRWTGLDLLVFALVGAHVLSGLAVLVTGGQKRYALNLLWEWVGTGVIWGMAAQLVDRQGFLTRLLGTLSVAAIVLAGFGVWQNAIVYPELRAMLDDFEQLEKRTDALTAEERTRFRDLQRSLPASYLQGDPSSRMLFSNRVRASQEPLGMFALANSFGGFLLVGGWIAWGRFVETWRSGAARRRLIPWGIGLLLIAVSLILTKARTAWAGGLVGIGVWLVLSGAFQLPRKVWLGGVGGVLGLLVLIAGVGFATGRLDSETVFEAPKSVRYRLEYWQPTLQLLAAKPLLGPGLGDFRSHYLRYKLPQSSEEILDPHNFLLDAWANGGLLALLAVVGIVALSVSRLPRVRDSIAASPEAASFPWWSSLAIGQVGILVAAGVLFLTGSDPVTALAWVIPAWWIAGILLERTASPTIPRSVTAAAWCSLTVHLLGAGGFESPGFSQLWLLLAASFAWPAGGAAPSTVQPPPAVRWGLLGGSLAAVLACLGTGMVPVVSAGAAMRLGQEHLQVERNLAAAQKDFVAAGQADPFDPEPWIQQGFLSEVRWRNGIDDHHFDEAIRQIEEARRRHPHDPFLLRMLGLMWWERYGRSHDPADARKSADALRESVARYPYHAGLLADLARSLGPVDPKEALDVALRAKAQDELNIQYAHWDKCLTDAIRDRVRRQIAAEGKPAESAAGEPPPKSS; translated from the coding sequence GTGGCGTCCCCCCTCGCCTCTCCCGGCACTCCCTCTCCGGCTGACAGTCCCGAAGGGGGCGACGCCCTTGTCGACTGGCTGGCGCTGGGCGGACTCGTCGCCGCGCGGTGGTGGATCCCCGTCGAGTCGACCCTGATGGGGGAGACTCTCCCGATCGTCCAGTTGACGCTGCTGACGGCGCTCTTCGCCGCCTGGCGGTGGTTCCGCGAGTCCGACGGCCTGCGGCGCTGGACCGGGCTTGATCTACTGGTCTTCGCGCTCGTCGGTGCTCACGTTCTCTCCGGACTCGCGGTCCTCGTCACTGGCGGTCAGAAGCGATACGCCCTCAATCTCCTGTGGGAGTGGGTCGGAACCGGTGTGATCTGGGGCATGGCGGCACAGCTCGTCGACCGTCAGGGTTTTCTGACTCGGCTGCTGGGGACGCTCTCCGTTGCGGCGATCGTACTGGCGGGCTTCGGAGTCTGGCAGAACGCGATCGTTTATCCAGAACTGCGAGCGATGCTCGATGACTTCGAGCAGCTGGAGAAGCGGACGGATGCCCTCACCGCGGAGGAGCGAACCCGATTTCGCGACCTCCAGCGATCCCTCCCCGCGAGCTATCTCCAGGGGGACCCGTCGAGCCGGATGCTGTTCTCGAACCGGGTCCGCGCCAGCCAGGAGCCGCTCGGAATGTTCGCCCTGGCGAACTCCTTCGGCGGCTTCCTGCTCGTCGGAGGCTGGATCGCGTGGGGACGCTTCGTCGAAACGTGGCGGAGCGGCGCCGCCCGGCGCCGGCTGATCCCGTGGGGCATCGGGCTGCTGCTGATCGCGGTCAGCCTGATCCTGACGAAAGCCCGGACCGCCTGGGCAGGGGGGCTGGTAGGGATCGGCGTCTGGCTGGTCCTGTCGGGAGCGTTCCAGCTTCCTCGGAAGGTCTGGCTGGGGGGCGTCGGCGGCGTGCTGGGGTTGCTCGTCCTGATCGCAGGCGTGGGGTTCGCGACCGGACGCCTCGACTCCGAGACCGTGTTCGAGGCTCCGAAGTCGGTGCGCTACCGCCTGGAATACTGGCAGCCGACGCTGCAGCTCCTGGCGGCGAAGCCGCTGCTCGGTCCGGGGCTGGGGGACTTCCGGTCGCACTACCTGCGGTACAAGCTCCCCCAGTCGAGTGAAGAGATCCTCGACCCGCACAACTTTCTCCTCGACGCCTGGGCCAACGGCGGCCTCCTGGCGCTCCTGGCCGTCGTCGGGATCGTTGCTTTGAGTGTTTCCCGGCTGCCTCGTGTCCGCGACAGCATTGCGGCGTCTCCGGAGGCCGCCTCGTTTCCGTGGTGGAGCTCCCTGGCGATCGGGCAGGTCGGAATTCTGGTGGCTGCGGGCGTCCTGTTCCTGACGGGATCCGATCCCGTGACCGCCTTGGCGTGGGTCATTCCGGCGTGGTGGATCGCCGGCATCCTCCTGGAGCGGACCGCCTCGCCGACGATTCCGCGGAGCGTGACCGCCGCCGCGTGGTGCTCGCTGACGGTCCATCTGCTGGGGGCAGGCGGCTTCGAGTCCCCCGGGTTCTCGCAGTTGTGGCTGCTTCTGGCGGCGTCATTCGCCTGGCCTGCCGGTGGGGCCGCGCCGTCGACCGTTCAGCCGCCCCCCGCCGTCCGCTGGGGCCTGCTCGGCGGTTCGCTGGCGGCCGTGCTGGCGTGCCTCGGGACCGGAATGGTCCCCGTCGTCAGCGCGGGAGCGGCGATGCGGCTGGGGCAGGAGCATCTCCAGGTCGAGCGGAACCTCGCTGCCGCCCAGAAAGACTTCGTCGCCGCTGGCCAGGCTGATCCCTTCGATCCGGAACCGTGGATTCAGCAGGGGTTTCTCTCCGAGGTCCGCTGGCGGAACGGGATCGACGATCATCACTTCGACGAGGCGATCCGCCAGATCGAGGAGGCCCGCCGCCGCCATCCGCACGACCCGTTCCTGCTGCGGATGCTGGGGCTCATGTGGTGGGAACGCTACGGCCGGAGCCACGATCCGGCCGACGCCCGGAAGTCTGCCGACGCGCTGCGGGAGTCGGTCGCCCGTTATCCCTATCACGCCGGTCTCCTGGCCGATCTGGCCCGTTCGCTGGGACCGGTTGATCCGAAAGAGGCTCTCGACGTGGCGCTGCGGGCCAAGGCCCAGGACGAGCTCAACATCCAGTACGCCCACTGGGACAAGTGCCTCACGGATGCGATCCGGGACCGGGTCCGCCGGCAGATCGCCGCCGAGGGAAAACCGGCCGAGTCCGCCGCCGGGGAACCGCCCCCGAAATCTTCGTGA
- a CDS encoding bifunctional 5,10-methylenetetrahydrofolate dehydrogenase/5,10-methenyltetrahydrofolate cyclohydrolase, with the protein MSARMIDGKSLATRLRSELTARVARFREETGVQPHLAAVLVGEDPASAVYVKNKQLDCTKAGILSTLHRFPTTLTTAELLDHVQKLNADPTVHGILVQLPLPKQIDELRILDAVLPVKDVDCFHPENVGLMVQGRPRFLPCTPAGCQELLKDAGVKTEGAHAVVLGRSDIVGKPMASLLIQKGGVADATVTICHSRTKNIAEITRQADILVAAIGKPNFVTADMVKPGVVVIDVGINRVGDRLVGDVDFDAVKEIASAITPVPGGVGPMTRALLLENTLRAAELQTARAKA; encoded by the coding sequence ATGTCTGCGCGAATGATTGACGGAAAGTCGCTGGCGACGCGCCTGCGGTCGGAACTGACGGCCCGGGTCGCCCGATTTCGCGAAGAGACCGGCGTCCAGCCGCATCTGGCGGCGGTCCTGGTCGGAGAGGATCCCGCCAGCGCGGTCTATGTGAAGAACAAGCAGCTCGACTGCACCAAGGCGGGAATCCTCAGCACGCTCCACCGCTTCCCGACCACCCTGACGACCGCCGAACTCCTGGACCACGTCCAGAAACTCAACGCGGACCCGACTGTCCACGGCATTCTGGTCCAGCTCCCGCTGCCGAAGCAGATCGACGAACTGCGGATTCTCGACGCTGTCCTCCCGGTGAAAGACGTCGACTGCTTTCATCCGGAGAACGTCGGCCTGATGGTCCAGGGACGGCCGCGATTCCTCCCCTGCACCCCGGCAGGCTGCCAGGAGCTCCTCAAGGACGCCGGCGTGAAGACCGAGGGGGCGCACGCCGTGGTCCTCGGCCGGAGCGACATTGTCGGCAAGCCGATGGCGTCGCTGCTGATCCAGAAGGGGGGCGTCGCGGACGCCACCGTCACGATCTGCCACAGCCGGACGAAGAACATCGCCGAGATCACCCGCCAGGCGGACATCCTCGTGGCGGCCATCGGAAAACCGAACTTCGTGACGGCCGACATGGTCAAACCGGGCGTCGTCGTGATCGACGTCGGCATCAACCGGGTCGGCGACCGCCTCGTCGGCGACGTGGATTTCGACGCCGTGAAGGAAATCGCCTCGGCGATCACGCCCGTCCCCGGCGGCGTTGGACCGATGACCCGGGCGCTCCTGCTTGAAAACACGCTCCGCGCGGCGGAACTTCAGACGGCGCGGGCGAAGGCCTAG
- a CDS encoding site-2 protease family protein codes for MEIRNPAVDFAFTVGNVGGVTVRISYFFPLLIAVCVLRLGVPLGLTVSGILFVSVLIHEFAHIWGARATGGTGDEILLWPLGGLAMVRTANTLKSKLITTLMGPASNLALCLACAPATSRAGAFPQIFNPLELPSVALAQNWGMAVQILAFSLNWTLFLINLLPILPFDGGAVALAFWEQRRPVLEARSRAIILSLFGGVVVAFVGLWRDSTSLVTLSTFMLFLNLNDFYQTRIRQVVQSDMDQDAGFMGYDFSQGYTSLEKGFSDTDDDLTPPPAPASSNAKDEKRRQREAEERAANEKRLDELLEKVHNHGMNSLSEEERRFLQQASTRYRRS; via the coding sequence ATGGAAATTCGAAATCCCGCTGTCGATTTCGCGTTCACCGTCGGGAACGTGGGCGGGGTGACGGTCCGCATCAGCTACTTCTTCCCGCTGCTGATCGCGGTCTGCGTGCTGCGGCTGGGAGTTCCACTGGGGCTGACGGTCTCCGGAATCCTGTTCGTCAGCGTTCTGATCCACGAGTTCGCCCACATCTGGGGGGCGCGAGCGACCGGCGGGACCGGAGATGAGATCCTCCTGTGGCCGCTGGGCGGTCTGGCGATGGTCCGGACGGCCAATACCCTCAAGTCCAAGCTGATCACCACGCTGATGGGCCCGGCCTCGAACCTGGCCCTGTGCCTGGCCTGTGCCCCGGCGACTTCCCGGGCCGGCGCGTTTCCGCAGATCTTCAATCCGCTGGAGCTTCCCTCGGTCGCCCTGGCGCAGAACTGGGGGATGGCGGTCCAGATTCTCGCTTTCTCGCTGAACTGGACGCTGTTCCTGATCAACCTGCTCCCGATCCTCCCGTTCGACGGCGGGGCGGTGGCCCTGGCCTTCTGGGAGCAGCGGCGGCCGGTCCTTGAAGCCCGCAGCCGGGCGATCATTCTGAGCCTCTTCGGCGGCGTGGTGGTGGCGTTCGTCGGGCTGTGGCGGGATTCGACGAGCCTCGTGACGCTCTCGACCTTCATGCTGTTCCTGAACCTGAACGACTTTTACCAGACCCGGATCCGGCAGGTGGTCCAGAGCGACATGGACCAGGACGCCGGATTCATGGGCTACGACTTCTCGCAGGGGTACACGAGCCTTGAGAAGGGCTTTTCTGATACGGACGACGATCTGACGCCTCCCCCCGCCCCAGCCTCCTCGAACGCCAAGGACGAGAAGCGGCGACAGCGCGAGGCGGAAGAGCGGGCGGCCAACGAGAAGCGGCTCGATGAGCTCCTCGAGAAGGTCCACAACCACGGGATGAACTCGTTGTCGGAGGAGGAACGTCGCTTCCTCCAGCAGGCGAGCACCCGGTACCGCCGCTCCTGA
- a CDS encoding molybdenum cofactor biosynthesis protein MoaE encodes MSPPSPVLELTREAIDYTRLTEQVRCHSAGAVVLFLGTVREITGDRRTLALDYDAYPEMALGQMGVLAEEAAGRWPLQRVGIVHRLGHLELGDISIAVALSTPHRAASFEAGAWLLDRLKATVPIWKKENWDDGSTEWVHPTPAAPREAG; translated from the coding sequence TTGTCGCCGCCTTCTCCCGTTCTTGAGCTGACCCGCGAGGCGATCGACTACACACGTCTGACCGAGCAGGTCCGTTGCCACTCCGCGGGGGCGGTCGTCCTGTTCCTCGGGACGGTCCGGGAGATAACCGGCGACCGCCGGACCCTCGCTCTCGACTATGACGCTTATCCGGAGATGGCTCTCGGACAGATGGGTGTGCTGGCGGAGGAGGCGGCGGGCCGCTGGCCTCTGCAGCGGGTCGGGATCGTGCATCGCCTGGGTCATCTGGAGCTGGGGGATATCAGCATCGCGGTGGCCCTGAGCACGCCGCACCGCGCGGCGTCTTTCGAGGCGGGGGCGTGGCTGCTGGACCGTCTGAAAGCGACGGTGCCGATCTGGAAGAAGGAGAACTGGGACGACGGATCGACGGAGTGGGTCCATCCGACTCCGGCGGCACCGCGAGAAGCGGGCTGA
- a CDS encoding Hsp20/alpha crystallin family protein gives MQDPRSDARSTPGSVERLRHEFDKWLETAWSQGERAMDAIGIRKSATPAVDVIETPDAIVVLVDIPGLAADQIELTLTGHMLTLNGKHPELESGQVHLNERPHGLFKRSIPLPSTVDADTIIADSKNGVLRITVQKIPTQKARRIEITG, from the coding sequence ATGCAAGACCCCCGTTCCGATGCCCGTTCCACCCCCGGATCCGTGGAGCGACTGCGGCACGAGTTCGACAAATGGCTCGAAACGGCGTGGTCTCAAGGCGAACGGGCGATGGACGCCATCGGAATCCGGAAGTCCGCGACCCCGGCCGTCGACGTCATTGAGACGCCGGACGCAATCGTCGTCCTGGTCGACATTCCGGGACTGGCGGCAGACCAGATCGAGCTGACGCTCACCGGCCACATGCTCACCCTGAACGGGAAGCATCCGGAACTGGAATCGGGACAGGTCCACCTCAACGAACGCCCGCACGGGCTGTTCAAGCGATCGATCCCCCTCCCCTCGACCGTCGACGCCGACACGATCATCGCGGACAGCAAGAACGGCGTCCTGCGGATCACCGTACAGAAGATCCCGACGCAGAAGGCCCGCCGGATCGAGATCACCGGGTAA
- a CDS encoding STAS domain-containing protein, with protein MLKNLKIFETEQVGDALVVVPTGDGSAFRYQDLHLETNAIRSHLLKGGCRHVIVDLNRMEYFGSEFIGALVSMLREVKTRGGKACFCSATQQMLQVLQNMSLFKLWPHLETREEALAHVGKK; from the coding sequence ATGTTGAAGAACCTCAAAATCTTTGAGACGGAGCAGGTTGGCGATGCGCTCGTGGTCGTCCCCACGGGGGATGGTTCCGCGTTTCGCTATCAGGACCTGCACCTCGAGACGAACGCGATCCGCTCGCATCTCCTCAAGGGGGGCTGCCGGCACGTGATCGTCGATCTCAACCGGATGGAGTATTTCGGGTCCGAGTTCATCGGGGCGCTCGTGAGCATGCTTCGCGAAGTGAAGACCCGCGGCGGCAAGGCGTGCTTCTGCAGCGCGACGCAGCAGATGCTGCAGGTCCTGCAGAACATGAGCCTGTTCAAGCTGTGGCCGCACCTGGAGACGCGGGAGGAGGCGCTGGCCCATGTGGGGAAGAAGTAG
- the dtd gene encoding D-aminoacyl-tRNA deacylase → MRAVVQRVSSASVVVAGELVGRIERGFLVLLGVAESDTAEDARTLARKVTGLRIFEDDAGKMNLGLADIGGAMLVVSQFTLLGDCRQGRRPSFVAAARPDQAEMLYQLFVSEVRDLGTTVATGRFQQHMEVSLVNDGPVTLLLDSTKLF, encoded by the coding sequence ATGCGAGCGGTCGTTCAACGGGTGTCGTCGGCCAGCGTGGTGGTCGCGGGCGAGCTGGTCGGGCGGATCGAGCGCGGGTTCCTGGTGCTGCTCGGGGTGGCGGAGTCCGACACGGCCGAGGACGCGCGGACGCTGGCCCGCAAGGTGACCGGGCTGCGGATCTTTGAGGACGACGCGGGGAAGATGAACCTGGGGCTGGCCGACATCGGCGGGGCGATGCTGGTGGTGAGCCAGTTCACGCTGCTGGGGGACTGCCGGCAGGGGCGGCGGCCGAGCTTTGTGGCGGCGGCGCGGCCGGACCAGGCGGAGATGCTGTATCAGCTGTTTGTCAGCGAGGTCCGCGACCTGGGGACGACGGTGGCGACGGGGCGGTTCCAGCAGCACATGGAGGTGTCGCTGGTGAACGACGGGCCAGTGACCCTGTTGCTGGACAGCACGAAGCTGTTTTAA
- a CDS encoding 3-hydroxyacyl-ACP dehydratase FabZ family protein, whose protein sequence is MAPQAFFDYKKFNYDKPLFTQDDLRKTNAQRHEMEQLSGVVHVDHDVHGIIGFKDITEDEFWVKGHMPGFPLMPGVLLCEAAAQLAAFYGKKFNILEAGDYMGFGGMDEVRFRAPVFPPCRLILCAKATRIKPRLRAEFEFQGFVDDKLVFNGKMIGVPISRDRASESSAD, encoded by the coding sequence ATGGCTCCCCAAGCGTTCTTCGACTACAAAAAATTCAACTACGACAAGCCGCTCTTCACGCAGGATGACCTGCGGAAGACGAACGCCCAGCGGCACGAGATGGAACAGCTCTCGGGAGTCGTCCACGTCGACCACGACGTCCACGGGATCATCGGCTTCAAAGACATCACCGAAGATGAGTTCTGGGTGAAAGGGCACATGCCCGGCTTCCCGCTGATGCCCGGCGTGCTGCTGTGCGAAGCGGCGGCCCAGCTCGCTGCGTTTTACGGCAAGAAGTTCAACATCCTCGAAGCGGGAGACTACATGGGCTTCGGCGGAATGGACGAAGTCCGCTTCCGCGCCCCGGTCTTCCCCCCCTGCCGCCTGATCCTCTGCGCCAAGGCGACGCGGATCAAGCCGCGTCTCCGGGCCGAGTTCGAGTTCCAGGGCTTTGTCGACGACAAGCTCGTCTTCAACGGCAAGATGATCGGCGTTCCGATCAGCCGCGACCGGGCGTCCGAATCCTCCGCCGACTGA